A single region of the Cucumis melo cultivar AY chromosome 3, USDA_Cmelo_AY_1.0, whole genome shotgun sequence genome encodes:
- the LOC103488388 gene encoding uncharacterized protein LOC103488388 codes for MEPVTFVVDKLKGFGTATQNFFYGLVHRREKSARRSPIEILKRLQREAFSDLMRLRDRQDKVEKVLSLYNTQRSSPFQENATHVKGEVNILGALLFMSVIDNHSFDALHRAGISTGIHSRLTFETTVRESDSLVAEFVANQKAKVDFGVDSGSELTLSKVLYKANVGDWMSATVVPVGARCRDVAVIANPSHQEKGLTDASSFGPPLFDQPNGGAIGLTVRKSNLTASLAQFISTERIQPSFDRIQHHLGTFGQLVCQLPRGTKLSLLGLLQVPKLSSNQHVNLGALTIPVCLSRRKSPETVEGPDPRLLTVSGEAISRRSIALLLESELDEVTRIGGWVELSQSNSKYLQWAVSMSDNNSEDALGWGMSLSGILGSSLDRDHFQVESYVKLNVSKKFNLKPGIAYVTDGNAKMMAFLVRSNWSL; via the exons ATGGAGCCAGTAACATTCGTTGTCGACAAATTAAAAGGTTTCGGGACCGCAACCCAGAATTTTTTTTATGGCTTAGTTCATCGCCGCGAAAAATCAGCTCGCCGGAGTCCG ATTGAAATTCTGAAACGGCTACAAAGGGAAGCATTTTCGGATTTAATGAGACTTCGGGACAGACAAGACAAGGTTGAGAAGGTACTATCCCTTTATAATACACAGAGGAGTAGCCCATTCCAAGAAAATGCCACCCATGTAAAAGGAGAGGTTAATATATTAGGTGCATTGCTATTTATGAGTGTTATTGATAACCATAGCTTCGATGCACTTCATAGAGCAGGAATCTCAACAGGAATTCACTCAAGATTGACTTTTGAAACCACTGTAAGAGAGAGTGATTCTCTTGTTGCAGAGTTTGTAGCCAATCAGAAAGCAAAAGTGGATTTTGGTGTTGATTCTGGAAGTGAACTTACTCTATCTAAAGTCCTTTACAAGGCTAATGTGGGAGATTGGATGTCTGCCACCGTAGTTCCTGTTGGAGCTCGATGTAGGGATGTTGCTGTAATTGCAAATCCTTCTCATCAG GAAAAGGGTCTTACTGATGCTTCATCTTTTGGACCACCTCTTTTTGATCAGCCTAATGGTGGTGCCATAGGGTTAACAGTGAGAAAATCCAACCTCACTGCTTCCTTAGCTCAATTTATTTCTACAGAGAGAATTCAACCAAGTTTTGATAGGATTCAACATCACCTTGGTACTTTTGGGCAATTGGTGTGTCAACTTCCAAGAGGAACAAAATTATCGCTTCTGGGTCTTCTCCAAGTACCAAAATTATCTTCTAATCAACATGTCAATCTTGGAGCTCTTACAATTCCAGTGTGTCTTAGTCGACGTAAATCTCCTGAAACAGTTGAGGGACCTGATCCACGTTTGTTAACAGTTTCAGGGGAAGCTATTTCAAGGAGATCTATTGCTTTACTACTGGAGTCGGAACTTGACGAAGTAACCAGAATAGGAGGTTGGGTTGAGCTGAGCCAATCAAACTCCAAATATTTGCAATGGGCGGTGTCAATGTCTGATAATAACAGTGAAGATGCCTTAGGTTGGGGAATGAGTTTAAGTGGGATTCTTGGAAGCTCGTTAGATAGAGATCACTTTCAGGTTGAATCTTATGTCAAACTGAACGTGAGTAAGAAATTCAACTTAAAGCCGGGAATTGCGTATGTGACAGATGGCAATGCCAAAATGATGGCCTTCCTAGTTCGGTCTAATTGGTCTCTCTGA
- the LOC103488386 gene encoding RNA pseudouridine synthase 2, chloroplastic isoform X2, with translation MISVCSARTIQASPSSIHFFFPRNRRRIDSNVLRFSANFSSRCSDYDEYSEAQSERIANYAGTRLEETVDINPGKVRLDSWISSRINGISRARVQSSIRAGLVSVNGRVIDKVSHNVKAGDVINCTISELQPLRAEPEDIDLDIVYEDEHVLVVNKPAHMVVHPAPGNATGTLVNAILNHCSLPMVSTSTGEHQSDSDVSDDEFSSIEVFSRVSEAPIRPGIVHRLDKGTSGLLVVAKDEHSHAHLSAQFKQHSIERVYISLTCGVPPSTAGRIEIPICRDPNNRIRMTATHGTKNNPHAKHAASRYNVMEILAQGGSSLVEWRLETGRTHQIRAHAKYMGIPLLGDEVYGGTKSMAMSLLRTRASSNCHGQLMQLVSSLERPCLHALTLGFVHPHTGKNIRFSCPPPTDFAEILSQLREIGTKKVTKS, from the exons ATGATTTCCGTTTGCTCCGCTCGAACAATTCAAGCTTCACCTTCTTCTATTCACTTCTTTTTCCCTCGAAATCGTAGGAGAATCGATTCAAATGTTCTTCGATTTTCCGCCAATTTCTCCAGTAGATGCTCCGATTACGATGAATATAGTGAAGCTCAATCCGAACGGATAGCCAATTACGCCGGAACCAGACTGGAAGAGACCGTGGACATCAATCCCGGTAAAGTTCGTCTCGATTCTTGGATATCTTCCCGCATTAACGGTATTAGTAGGGCTCGAGTTCAGTCCAGTATCAGAGCGGGATTAGTTTCAGTTAATGGCCGAGTTATCGATAAG GTTTCTCACAATGTAAAAGCTGGGGATGTGATCAATTGTACCATATCCGAGTTGCAACCATTGAGAGCTGAACCTGAAGATATTGATTTGGATATAGTTTATGAAGATGAACATGTTTTAGTCGTAAACAAACCTGCTCACATG GTTGTTCATCCAGCACCTGGAAATGCGACGGGAACACTAGTAAATGCCATTCTTAACCACTGCAGTCTCCCGATGGTTTCAACATCAACTGGGGAACATCAGTCGGATTCGGATGTTTCAGATGATGAGTTCAGTTCAATTGAAGTTTTTTCTAGAGTTTCTGAGGCGCCTATTCGTCCCGGTATTGTGCATAGGTTAGATAAAGGAACTAGTGGGTTGCTTGTTGTTGCCAAG GATGAACATTCCCATGCTCACTTATCTGCTCAATTCAAGCAACATTCTATTGAGAGAGTTTATATTAGTCTCACATGTGGAGTTCCACCCTCAACTGCTGGGCGTATTGAGATACCAATTTGCCGTGATCCAAACAATCGTATCCGCATGACTGCAACACATGGAACAAAAAATAATCCACATGCAAAGCACGCTGCTAGTAG ATACAATGTTATGGAAATTTTAGCCCAAGGAGGTTCTTCATTGGTTGAGTGGAGATTAGAAACAGGCCGCACGCATCAG ATACGTGCACATGCGAAGTATATGGGAATACCGTTACTTGGAGACGAGGTCTATGGAGGTACCAAGAGCATGGCCATGTCGCTGCTTCGAACTAGAGCATCATCTAATTGTCACGGCCAACTCATGCAGCTTGTTTCTTCATTAGAGAGGCCCTGTCTTCATGCTCTGACTCTTGG GTTTGTACATCCTCACACGGGGAAGAACATACGTTTTTCATGCCCACCCCCAACAGATTTTGCTGAAATTTTGAGTCAGCTTCGTGAAATTGGCACAAAAAAG GTTACCAAATCTTAG
- the LOC103488389 gene encoding SKP1-like protein 1B codes for MSSGRKITLKSSDGEIFEVDEAVALESQTIKHMIEDDCADSGIPLPNVTSKILSKVIEYCKKHVESPKPEDRTGSVDDDLKTWDSEFVKVDQATLFDLILAANYLNIKSLLDLTCQTVADMIKGKTPEEIRKTFNIKNDFTPEEEEEVRRENQWAFE; via the exons ATGTCTTCTGGCCGGAAAATCACCTTGAAGAGCTCCGACGGCGAGATCTTCGAGGTCGATGAAGCGGTCGCCTTGGAGTCACAAACGATCAAGCACATGATCGAAGACGACTGCGCCGATAGTGGAATCCCCCTTCCTAATGTTACCAGCAAGATCTTGTCCAAGGTTATCGAGTACTGCAAGAAGCATGTGGAGTCCCCTAAGCCTGAGGATCGTACTGGCTCCGTCGACGATGACCTCAAGACTTGGGACAGCGAATTCGTCAAAGTCGACCAGGCCACCTTATTCGATCTCATTCTG GCTGCAAACTATCTCAACATCAAAAGCTTGCTTGATTTGACTTGTCAGACGGTGGCTGACATGATCAAAGGAAAGACTCCAGAGGAGATCAGGAAGACATTTAACATCAAGAATGACTTTACACccgaggaagaggaagaggttCGTAGGGAGAACCAATGGGcatttgaataa
- the LOC103488387 gene encoding GDSL esterase/lipase EXL3, translating into MSLLHLTKPPPPSSSSVLKLKVFQCLLLPLLLQRPVRAATKNIIIPPGYSVPAVFVFGDSIVDTGNNNNLITQAKCNYPPYGRDFADGRPTGRFSNGRVPSDLVVDVLGIKPLLPPYADPNLQLEDLLTGVNFASGGAGFDPLTSKLAPAISLDAQLAMFREYRKKIEGLVGEEKAKFIIDNSLFLVVAGSNDIGNTFYLARFRQGQYNIDTYTDFMNQHASAYVKDLYAAGARRIGFFATPPLGCLPSQRTLAGGIQRACVNEYNDAAKLFNGKLQTTLSYLQSTLPDSRVVYVDIYNPLLDVIQNYAKYGFEVADRGCCGTGTIEVTLLCNKLVKTCPDTTKYVFWDSFHPSETTYNLLVSPIIQRYISSFL; encoded by the exons ATGTCTTTACTTCATCTGACGAaacctcctcctccttcttcttcttcagtaCTGAAACTCAAGGTTTTTCAATGTCTCCTTCTTCCCTTGCTTCTCCAACGCCCTGTTCGTGCTGCTACAAAGAATATTATTATTCCTCCCGGTTACTCCGTCCCTGCTGTATTTGTCTTTGGGGATTCAATTGTCGACACTGGCAACAACAACAATCTCATTACTCAAGCTAAATGTAACTATCCGCCTTATGGTCGGGACTTCGCTGATGGACGCCCAACCGGCCGATTTTCCAACGGCAGGGTTCCCTCCGATCTAGTAG ttgATGTGCTTGGTATCAAACCACTCTTGCCACCATATGCTGACCCGAATCTTCAACTCGAGGACCTGCTCACCGGTGTCAACTTTGCTTCCGGTGGAGCTGGATTCGATCCTCTAACCTCTAAACTAGCG CCAGCAATATCACTTGATGCTCAATTAGCAATGTTTAGAGAATACAGAAAGAAGATAGAAGGACTAGTAGGAGAAGAAAAGGCAAAATTCATAATAGACAATAGTCTTTTCTTGGTGGTGGCTGGAAGCAATGACATTGGCAACACATTTTATCTAGCGCGATTTAGACAAGGTCAATACAACATCGATACCTACACCGATTTTATGAACCAACATGCTTCGGCTTACGTCAAG GACTTGTACGCAGCCGGTGCACGGAGGATCGGGTTTTTCGCAACTCCGCCGCTCGGATGCTTACCGTCGCAAAGAACTTTGGCGGGAGGGATTCAAAGGGCATGTGTGAATGAGTATAACGATGCTGCAAAGCTTTTCAACGGGAAGTTGCAAACTACTTTGAGTTACCTTCAAAGTACACTGCCTGATAGTAGAGTGGTTTATGTGGATATTTACAACCCTCTACTTGATGTCATCCAAAACTATGCGAAATATG GATTTGAAGTAGCAGATAGAGGATGTTGTGGAACAGGAACGATTGAGGTGACACTTCTTTGTAACAAACTTGTGAAAACTTGTCCTGATACCACAAAGTATGTGTTTTGGGACAGTTTTCATCCTTCAGAAACTACTTACAACTTGCTTGTTTCTCCAATCATCCAAAGATACATTTCTAGCTTCCTATAG
- the LOC103488386 gene encoding RNA pseudouridine synthase 2, chloroplastic isoform X1, translating into MISVCSARTIQASPSSIHFFFPRNRRRIDSNVLRFSANFSSRCSDYDEYSEAQSERIANYAGTRLEETVDINPGKVRLDSWISSRINGISRARVQSSIRAGLVSVNGRVIDKVSHNVKAGDVINCTISELQPLRAEPEDIDLDIVYEDEHVLVVNKPAHMVVHPAPGNATGTLVNAILNHCSLPMVSTSTGEHQSDSDVSDDEFSSIEVFSRVSEAPIRPGIVHRLDKGTSGLLVVAKDEHSHAHLSAQFKQHSIERVYISLTCGVPPSTAGRIEIPICRDPNNRIRMTATHGTKNNPHAKHAASRYNVMEILAQGGSSLVEWRLETGRTHQIRAHAKYMGIPLLGDEVYGGTKSMAMSLLRTRASSNCHGQLMQLVSSLERPCLHALTLGFVHPHTGKNIRFSCPPPTDFAEILSQLREIGTKKLQVTKS; encoded by the exons ATGATTTCCGTTTGCTCCGCTCGAACAATTCAAGCTTCACCTTCTTCTATTCACTTCTTTTTCCCTCGAAATCGTAGGAGAATCGATTCAAATGTTCTTCGATTTTCCGCCAATTTCTCCAGTAGATGCTCCGATTACGATGAATATAGTGAAGCTCAATCCGAACGGATAGCCAATTACGCCGGAACCAGACTGGAAGAGACCGTGGACATCAATCCCGGTAAAGTTCGTCTCGATTCTTGGATATCTTCCCGCATTAACGGTATTAGTAGGGCTCGAGTTCAGTCCAGTATCAGAGCGGGATTAGTTTCAGTTAATGGCCGAGTTATCGATAAG GTTTCTCACAATGTAAAAGCTGGGGATGTGATCAATTGTACCATATCCGAGTTGCAACCATTGAGAGCTGAACCTGAAGATATTGATTTGGATATAGTTTATGAAGATGAACATGTTTTAGTCGTAAACAAACCTGCTCACATG GTTGTTCATCCAGCACCTGGAAATGCGACGGGAACACTAGTAAATGCCATTCTTAACCACTGCAGTCTCCCGATGGTTTCAACATCAACTGGGGAACATCAGTCGGATTCGGATGTTTCAGATGATGAGTTCAGTTCAATTGAAGTTTTTTCTAGAGTTTCTGAGGCGCCTATTCGTCCCGGTATTGTGCATAGGTTAGATAAAGGAACTAGTGGGTTGCTTGTTGTTGCCAAG GATGAACATTCCCATGCTCACTTATCTGCTCAATTCAAGCAACATTCTATTGAGAGAGTTTATATTAGTCTCACATGTGGAGTTCCACCCTCAACTGCTGGGCGTATTGAGATACCAATTTGCCGTGATCCAAACAATCGTATCCGCATGACTGCAACACATGGAACAAAAAATAATCCACATGCAAAGCACGCTGCTAGTAG ATACAATGTTATGGAAATTTTAGCCCAAGGAGGTTCTTCATTGGTTGAGTGGAGATTAGAAACAGGCCGCACGCATCAG ATACGTGCACATGCGAAGTATATGGGAATACCGTTACTTGGAGACGAGGTCTATGGAGGTACCAAGAGCATGGCCATGTCGCTGCTTCGAACTAGAGCATCATCTAATTGTCACGGCCAACTCATGCAGCTTGTTTCTTCATTAGAGAGGCCCTGTCTTCATGCTCTGACTCTTGG GTTTGTACATCCTCACACGGGGAAGAACATACGTTTTTCATGCCCACCCCCAACAGATTTTGCTGAAATTTTGAGTCAGCTTCGTGAAATTGGCACAAAAAAG TTGCAGGTTACCAAATCTTAG